The following proteins come from a genomic window of Longimicrobiaceae bacterium:
- the nagB gene encoding glucosamine-6-phosphate deaminase, translated as MAQTRERVPVVIVEYDQIARTLAERIAAIVRERNAQGRPAVLGLATGSTPIGVYRELIRLHHEQGFSFANVVTFNLDEYYPMDPGSIHSYNRYMRENLFDHIDIPEQNIHIPPGALPREQVEAATEAYEQAIRDAGGIDFQILGIGKTGHIGFNEPGSGVESRTRLIALDTVTRRDAAADFFGEDNVPTEAITMGVATIMEAKEVALIATGEHKAAIVKRAVEGEPDPDVAATYLQEHPNATFYLDPAAAAELTRIKTPWVVGEVRWTRQLELQAVIWLSETTGKSVLKLDALDYREHHLSSLLAKAGSAGALNGEVFNALISKIRGRSKLPAGKRIVVFSPHPDDDVISMGGILNKLHQNGNELLVAYQTSGNIAVFDHEVRRYLDFVRRLDRDFALGDGKVPGLADEIEGFLDRKRPGEVDIPPVQTIKKTIREAEAVSGIETFGMTRDQACFLNLPFYQTGKVRKDPIGPADVEIVRKLLETHRPEIVFVAGDLSDPHGTHRMCMEAVELALQQYEGPQPDMWYYRGAWQEWPVAEADVLVPLSEDELAIKIQAIFKHQSQKDSAPFPGQDDREFWQRVQDRNKATAKTVDCLGLPEYFAMEAYVVRRDGRPLEAENVPTSALGGRRESDRMAMRTGAAA; from the coding sequence ATGGCCCAGACGCGCGAGCGCGTACCCGTCGTCATCGTGGAATACGACCAGATCGCCCGCACGCTCGCGGAGCGCATCGCCGCCATCGTGCGCGAGAGGAACGCGCAGGGACGGCCGGCGGTGCTGGGCCTGGCGACGGGCAGCACGCCCATCGGCGTGTACCGCGAGCTGATCCGGCTGCACCACGAGCAGGGGTTCAGCTTCGCCAACGTGGTGACGTTCAACCTGGACGAGTACTACCCGATGGACCCGGGCAGCATCCACAGCTACAACCGGTACATGCGGGAGAACCTGTTCGACCACATCGACATCCCCGAGCAGAACATCCACATCCCGCCGGGCGCCCTGCCGCGCGAGCAGGTGGAGGCGGCGACGGAGGCGTACGAGCAGGCGATCCGCGACGCGGGCGGCATCGACTTCCAGATCCTGGGCATCGGCAAGACGGGCCACATCGGCTTCAACGAGCCCGGCAGCGGCGTGGAGAGCCGCACGCGCCTGATCGCGCTCGACACGGTCACGCGGCGCGACGCGGCGGCGGACTTCTTCGGCGAGGACAACGTGCCCACGGAGGCCATCACCATGGGCGTCGCCACCATCATGGAGGCGAAGGAGGTGGCGCTCATCGCCACCGGCGAGCACAAGGCGGCGATCGTGAAGCGCGCGGTGGAGGGCGAGCCGGACCCCGACGTGGCGGCCACGTACCTCCAGGAGCACCCCAACGCCACGTTCTACCTGGACCCCGCCGCCGCCGCGGAGCTCACGCGCATCAAGACGCCGTGGGTGGTGGGCGAGGTGCGCTGGACGCGGCAGCTGGAGCTACAGGCGGTGATCTGGCTGAGCGAGACGACGGGGAAGTCGGTGCTGAAGCTGGACGCGCTGGACTACCGCGAGCACCATCTTTCGTCGCTTCTCGCCAAGGCCGGCTCGGCCGGGGCGCTGAACGGCGAGGTGTTCAACGCGCTCATCTCCAAGATCCGCGGCCGGAGCAAGCTGCCCGCGGGCAAGCGCATCGTCGTCTTCAGCCCGCACCCGGACGACGACGTGATCTCCATGGGCGGCATCCTCAACAAGCTGCACCAGAACGGCAACGAGCTTCTCGTCGCCTACCAGACGTCCGGCAACATCGCCGTGTTCGACCACGAGGTGCGGCGATACCTCGATTTCGTGCGGCGGCTCGACCGCGACTTCGCGCTGGGCGACGGCAAGGTGCCGGGGCTGGCGGACGAGATCGAAGGCTTCCTGGACCGCAAGCGGCCGGGCGAGGTGGACATCCCGCCCGTGCAGACGATCAAGAAGACGATCCGCGAGGCCGAGGCGGTGAGCGGCATCGAGACGTTCGGGATGACGCGCGACCAGGCATGCTTCCTAAACCTGCCGTTCTACCAGACGGGCAAGGTGCGCAAGGACCCCATCGGCCCCGCCGACGTGGAGATCGTGCGCAAGCTGCTGGAGACGCACCGCCCGGAGATCGTCTTCGTCGCCGGCGACCTTAGCGACCCGCACGGAACCCACCGCATGTGCATGGAGGCGGTGGAGCTGGCGCTGCAGCAGTACGAGGGGCCGCAGCCGGACATGTGGTACTACCGCGGCGCCTGGCAGGAATGGCCGGTGGCCGAGGCGGACGTGCTGGTGCCGCTCTCGGAAGACGAGCTGGCGATCAAGATCCAGGCGATCTTCAAGCACCAGAGCCAGAAGGACAGCGCGCCCTTCCCCGGCCAGGACGACCGCGAGTTCTGGCAGCGCGTGCAGGACCGCAACAAGGCGACGGCGAAGACGGTGGATTG